From a single Nostoc sp. MS1 genomic region:
- a CDS encoding DUF3120 domain-containing protein encodes MINNTLASYAASTTTDITELQQSDAGQKNNIRDLESTLEASPSLPLALVSRQTWLVFAAAVFLVSVPVFIEAPLVRSLPAVSLAMTGFWIWLSFKLMSRPATYVWGDLLFGFSWSWLAGGIYWGWLRWEPLWHLPVESIGLPFACWCLYRNWGKVGNWFYLGSLLGTVLTDVYFYVVDLMPYWRQIMLVEPANVSPILQSAVAQVQTPWGIGWAVILGLGLLIAGTIPLNQKQRHWYAFGGAVLSTILVDSLFLIAALTA; translated from the coding sequence TTGATTAATAATACATTGGCATCTTACGCAGCTTCTACCACAACAGATATTACAGAATTACAGCAAAGCGACGCTGGGCAGAAAAATAATATTAGAGATTTGGAATCTACATTAGAAGCCTCTCCTTCTTTGCCCTTAGCCTTAGTTTCTCGGCAAACATGGCTAGTGTTTGCAGCAGCAGTATTTCTGGTATCAGTGCCTGTATTTATAGAAGCACCATTAGTGCGATCGCTACCTGCTGTTAGTTTAGCGATGACAGGCTTTTGGATATGGCTCAGTTTTAAATTAATGTCTCGTCCAGCCACCTATGTTTGGGGTGACTTGCTTTTCGGCTTTAGCTGGAGTTGGCTGGCTGGCGGAATTTACTGGGGTTGGCTACGCTGGGAACCCTTGTGGCATTTACCAGTAGAATCTATAGGTTTGCCTTTTGCCTGTTGGTGTTTGTACCGTAATTGGGGCAAAGTAGGCAATTGGTTTTATCTAGGTTCCTTACTCGGCACAGTATTAACAGATGTATATTTTTATGTAGTAGATTTAATGCCCTATTGGCGGCAAATCATGTTAGTAGAACCTGCAAATGTATCACCGATTTTACAATCAGCTGTTGCTCAAGTGCAAACACCTTGGGGTATAGGCTGGGCAGTTATTCTGGGTTTAGGACTACTCATAGCCGGAACTATCCCCTTAAATCAAAAGCAGCGACACTGGTATGCCTTTGGTGGCGCAGTTTTAAGCACAATCTTGGTAGACAGCCTATTTTTAATAGCCGCCTTGACAGCATAA
- a CDS encoding TIGR03279 family radical SAM protein has product MAGILPARITKVLPDSIAAEIGFEAGDAIVAINGTPPRDLIDYKFLCSDEFLELEVLDASGKTHHIEIEKEYDEDLGLEFETALFDGLIQCNNRCPFCFIDQQPPGKRSSLYLKDDDYRLSFLYGSYLTLTNLPQSEWRRIEQMRLSPLYVSVHATEPDVRVRLLKNPRAAQISDQLRWFQERRLQIHAQVVVCPGINDSKHLEQTLRDLTSFHDGDVPTVASVAVVPVGLTRFRPAEDELVPVTREKAQEVIAQVRSLTQEFRQKFGSNVAWLADEWFLIAGEELPSEAEYEEYPQIDNGVGSIRLFLKQFAETATQLLPAKIDEPKKLTWVVGNAVEKAFQPILARLNAVEGLEVSMKALSSDYWGQAISVTGLITGHDLLLNLKGQDLGAGILLPKVMLKHGELVFLDDTTVEEVAQQLQTKIFPVAGVEELINTCITDSVSI; this is encoded by the coding sequence ATGGCTGGCATTCTTCCTGCCCGTATTACTAAAGTTTTACCCGATTCGATCGCTGCTGAAATTGGCTTTGAGGCGGGGGATGCGATTGTAGCTATTAATGGTACACCCCCGCGCGATTTAATTGATTATAAATTTTTATGCTCTGATGAGTTTCTAGAATTAGAAGTTTTGGATGCCTCCGGCAAAACTCATCATATAGAAATTGAGAAGGAATATGACGAAGACCTGGGGTTAGAATTTGAAACTGCGTTGTTTGATGGTCTGATTCAGTGCAATAATCGCTGTCCGTTTTGTTTTATTGACCAGCAGCCCCCAGGTAAGCGTTCCAGTCTGTATTTAAAAGATGATGACTATCGGTTGAGCTTTTTGTATGGCTCTTACTTAACTCTTACCAATTTACCCCAAAGCGAATGGCGCAGGATTGAACAGATGCGCCTGTCTCCCTTGTATGTATCCGTTCATGCTACGGAACCGGATGTGAGAGTGAGGCTATTAAAAAATCCCCGTGCGGCGCAAATATCGGATCAGTTGCGATGGTTCCAAGAAAGAAGGTTGCAAATCCATGCCCAAGTAGTAGTTTGTCCTGGTATAAATGATAGCAAACATTTGGAACAAACACTACGGGATTTAACGTCATTTCATGATGGGGATGTGCCTACCGTTGCTTCAGTTGCAGTTGTACCAGTCGGGTTAACTAGATTTCGTCCCGCAGAAGACGAACTCGTACCTGTGACTAGGGAAAAAGCCCAAGAAGTGATTGCCCAAGTGCGATCGCTTACTCAAGAATTTCGCCAAAAATTTGGTTCTAACGTAGCTTGGTTGGCAGACGAATGGTTTTTGATTGCAGGTGAGGAATTACCCAGCGAAGCCGAGTACGAAGAATATCCACAAATTGATAATGGCGTAGGTTCCATTCGGTTATTTCTCAAACAATTTGCGGAAACTGCAACACAATTATTACCAGCAAAAATTGACGAGCCAAAAAAGTTAACTTGGGTGGTTGGTAATGCTGTAGAAAAAGCTTTTCAACCAATTCTCGCCAGATTAAATGCTGTAGAAGGATTGGAAGTAAGTATGAAAGCTTTATCTAGTGATTACTGGGGACAAGCTATTAGTGTTACCGGATTAATTACAGGTCATGATTTACTGTTAAATCTCAAAGGTCAAGATTTAGGTGCAGGAATTTTGCTACCTAAAGTCATGCTCAAACATGGAGAACTAGTTTTTTTAGATGATACGACTGTTGAGGAAGTAGCCCAACAATTACAAACTAAAATTTTTCCAGTAGCCGGAGTAGAAGAACTTATAAATACTTGCATTACTGATAGTGTAAGCATTTAA
- the psbU gene encoding photosystem II complex extrinsic protein PsbU — protein MKGLVRLLTVFSLLLGCWGWLGTTQNAQAASLQSFLVPQVPVLAVESERLNRADAKLATEFGKKVDLNNTNIRAFQQYPGLYPTLAKKIIQNAPYSKVEDVLDLPGLSDRQKQILQANFDNFTVTDYEPAFNEGDDRLNNGIYR, from the coding sequence GTGAAAGGATTGGTGCGTTTATTAACAGTATTTAGTTTGTTGCTGGGCTGCTGGGGATGGTTGGGAACAACTCAGAATGCCCAAGCTGCTAGTTTACAAAGTTTTTTGGTTCCTCAAGTGCCAGTTTTGGCAGTTGAATCTGAAAGATTAAATCGGGCAGATGCAAAACTAGCAACTGAATTTGGTAAAAAAGTCGATTTGAACAATACCAATATCAGAGCTTTTCAACAATATCCAGGTTTATATCCCACTCTGGCTAAGAAAATTATCCAAAACGCTCCCTACTCTAAAGTAGAGGATGTATTGGATCTGCCAGGATTGAGCGATCGCCAAAAACAAATCTTACAAGCTAATTTTGATAACTTCACAGTTACAGATTATGAACCAGCCTTCAACGAAGGTGATGATCGCTTGAACAACGGTATTTACAGATAA
- a CDS encoding undecaprenyl-diphosphate phosphatase yields the protein MTLFKRQWFVLVSVVSAVLSIVVFPLEVFSAPPGSVDTGVQQMNVFQAIVLGFVQGITEFLPISSTAHLKVVPVALGWGDPGVAFTAIIQLGSIAAVLWYFWGDLTKLIGGATRAIASKNYEDYDLRLSLGIILGTIPIVFFGLLIKKFIPDFDNSPIRSLSAIAIASIGMSLLLGVAEKLGKRERDFEHLTMQDGLLMGLAQSLALIPGVSRSGSTLTSGLFMGLQRETAARFSFLLGIPAITLAGLVELKDVVGEGIGDGGLLPLIVGVISATIFSYIAIAGLLRFLKTQSTWVFIWYRLAFGIAILSAINAGVLQNR from the coding sequence ATGACTTTATTCAAACGTCAGTGGTTCGTGCTAGTTAGTGTAGTATCGGCGGTTTTGTCGATAGTTGTGTTTCCTTTAGAGGTTTTTAGCGCCCCTCCTGGTTCGGTAGATACTGGGGTGCAGCAGATGAATGTTTTCCAGGCGATTGTTTTGGGTTTTGTCCAGGGAATCACCGAGTTCTTACCAATTAGTAGTACAGCGCACCTCAAAGTCGTGCCTGTTGCCTTGGGTTGGGGTGATCCGGGGGTAGCTTTCACAGCTATTATCCAGTTGGGGAGTATTGCGGCTGTGCTGTGGTATTTTTGGGGGGATTTGACAAAGTTAATCGGCGGAGCCACAAGAGCGATCGCCTCCAAAAATTACGAAGATTATGATTTGCGTCTATCTTTAGGCATAATTTTGGGAACGATACCTATCGTATTTTTCGGATTATTAATTAAAAAATTTATCCCCGATTTTGATAATTCACCCATTAGAAGTTTAAGTGCGATCGCTATTGCCTCAATAGGAATGTCATTATTATTGGGGGTGGCAGAAAAATTAGGCAAACGTGAGCGAGATTTTGAACATCTGACAATGCAAGATGGGTTGTTAATGGGTTTAGCCCAATCACTGGCTTTAATTCCCGGTGTCTCTCGTTCTGGTTCCACCCTCACAAGTGGTTTATTTATGGGTTTACAACGGGAAACAGCCGCCAGATTCTCGTTTTTGCTAGGGATACCCGCTATTACTTTGGCTGGGTTAGTAGAGTTAAAAGACGTTGTAGGAGAAGGTATAGGCGATGGGGGATTACTGCCGCTAATTGTTGGCGTGATTTCTGCCACCATTTTTTCTTATATTGCGATCGCTGGCTTACTCCGCTTTCTCAAAACTCAAAGTACCTGGGTGTTCATTTGGTATCGATTAGCCTTTGGCATAGCCATCTTAAGCGCAATTAATGCTGGGGTTTTGCAGAATAGGTAG